The following proteins are co-located in the Rhodococcus opacus B4 genome:
- a CDS encoding AAA family ATPase, with translation MRLHRLEVEAFGPFAGSVEVDFDRLGADGLFLLHGHTGAGKTTVLDAVAFALYGTVPGARKEGKRLLSDHAPTGSVPTVTLEATIAGRHLRLVRSPEFERPKRRGSGTIKENAKATLTWLDGRGENLSRIPDIADQVGRLMGMSADQFFQVVLLPQGEFAKFLRADTEERGQLLERLFDTTRFGTVEEWFLDRRRTSAHELDEHQRAVDVLLARVATAAGIEGGADADPVTWAHKLEDEARETRDLAADELQKARRRAAGARDALTEARRVLELQNRRRRAEIELDALASGAGQRAVLAAELADARRADPVAAAVRDADAARADAAAAARNVGTITAGLRATVGGADLVAELSWPPTADERERIRAGIRTWRDEIVRLDGALAESVAAERLAVEVEQLRARQIELTEAADALSRERDQLPLALRDAEKALDSAEKARAALPGLVDARDRAADAASAAADLRTRRVERDRLERAVHEARERHQDAREHWLDLLQRRIAGMAAELAGTLADGVPCQVCGSPEHPRPAEPSDLSVTKADEDDARAAEQRAAAALTTATENLGAAERAIDVLVQRGGDGEAHELAQALSAAEAAVGEATALGDQVERRSATLTELRDRERRLQERSRGVGADAATVAERITASTTQLGEIRARVNRASGDDPSVEDRRARLDTLAEAASELLDARDAGAGAESAARELAAKADALAGDAGFGSIDDALAAVRTAARRSEIEAALTAARDAEVGARRVLDDPEVAAVADAEPVELAAVQHAHDAAAELVDVAVAAASDAERRLLDLERYVGHLDQTAEAIAPVQAAHEELAALAEVIAGRGQNARKMSLRSYVLAARLEEVAVSASARLGRMSDGRYEFVHSDEAGPRGRRGGLGLDIRDDYTGVVRSAKTLSGGESFLASLSLALGLADVVAAESGGVVLDTVFIDEGFGTLDADTLDSVMGVLDELRDGGRVVGIVSHVDEMRQRIPSRLHVIRGRTGSTLEVVAG, from the coding sequence ATGAGGCTGCATCGACTGGAGGTCGAAGCCTTCGGGCCGTTCGCCGGATCCGTGGAAGTCGACTTCGATCGGCTCGGTGCCGACGGGCTGTTTCTGCTGCACGGTCATACCGGGGCCGGAAAGACGACGGTCCTGGACGCGGTGGCGTTCGCGTTGTACGGCACCGTGCCCGGAGCGCGGAAGGAGGGCAAGCGCCTCCTGTCCGATCACGCGCCCACCGGATCCGTCCCGACGGTGACCCTCGAGGCGACGATCGCCGGCCGGCATCTGCGGCTCGTCCGCAGCCCGGAGTTCGAGCGGCCCAAGCGTCGTGGGTCGGGCACGATCAAGGAGAACGCGAAGGCCACGCTGACCTGGCTCGACGGTCGCGGCGAGAACCTGTCGCGGATCCCCGACATCGCCGACCAGGTCGGGCGGCTGATGGGCATGAGCGCCGACCAGTTCTTCCAGGTGGTGCTGCTGCCGCAGGGCGAGTTCGCGAAGTTCCTGCGCGCCGACACAGAGGAGCGCGGTCAGCTGCTGGAACGGCTGTTCGACACCACCCGATTCGGGACGGTGGAGGAATGGTTCCTCGACCGCAGGCGCACCAGCGCCCACGAACTCGACGAGCACCAGCGGGCCGTCGACGTGCTGCTCGCGAGGGTCGCCACCGCCGCCGGGATCGAGGGCGGCGCCGACGCCGATCCGGTGACCTGGGCCCACAAGCTCGAGGACGAGGCGCGCGAAACCCGCGACCTCGCAGCGGACGAGCTGCAGAAGGCCAGGCGCCGGGCGGCGGGTGCCCGCGACGCGCTCACGGAGGCGCGCCGCGTCCTCGAACTGCAGAACCGCAGGCGGCGAGCCGAGATCGAACTCGACGCCCTCGCGTCGGGTGCCGGCCAGCGAGCCGTACTTGCCGCCGAACTGGCGGATGCGCGCCGGGCCGATCCCGTCGCGGCGGCGGTGCGGGACGCCGACGCCGCCCGGGCCGACGCCGCCGCAGCGGCGCGGAATGTCGGGACGATCACCGCCGGACTGCGCGCGACGGTGGGCGGCGCCGACCTCGTCGCGGAGTTGTCCTGGCCGCCGACCGCGGACGAACGCGAACGCATCCGGGCCGGTATCCGCACCTGGCGTGACGAGATCGTGCGCCTCGACGGGGCACTCGCCGAATCCGTTGCCGCAGAACGGCTCGCCGTCGAGGTGGAGCAGTTGCGGGCCCGGCAGATCGAACTCACCGAGGCCGCTGACGCGCTGTCGCGGGAGCGGGACCAGCTGCCGCTCGCGCTGCGGGACGCGGAGAAGGCGCTCGACTCGGCGGAGAAGGCCCGCGCCGCGCTGCCCGGACTCGTCGACGCGAGGGACCGCGCAGCCGACGCCGCCTCCGCTGCGGCGGATCTGCGCACCCGCCGAGTCGAGCGGGATCGGCTCGAACGGGCGGTGCACGAGGCCCGGGAGCGGCATCAGGACGCGCGGGAACACTGGCTCGACCTGCTGCAACGTCGGATCGCGGGCATGGCCGCCGAGCTGGCGGGCACGCTCGCGGACGGTGTCCCGTGCCAGGTGTGTGGTTCACCCGAGCACCCGCGGCCCGCCGAACCGTCCGATCTGTCGGTCACGAAGGCCGACGAGGACGACGCGCGTGCGGCGGAGCAGAGAGCTGCGGCGGCGCTGACGACCGCGACCGAGAACCTGGGCGCGGCCGAGCGCGCGATCGACGTGCTCGTGCAGCGCGGTGGCGACGGCGAAGCGCACGAACTCGCGCAGGCACTCTCGGCCGCGGAGGCGGCGGTGGGGGAGGCGACTGCGCTCGGCGACCAGGTGGAGCGCCGGTCCGCGACTCTCACCGAACTGCGGGACCGCGAGCGCCGGCTGCAGGAACGGTCGCGGGGGGTCGGTGCCGACGCCGCCACGGTGGCCGAGAGGATCACCGCGAGCACGACGCAGCTCGGCGAGATTCGCGCCCGGGTGAATCGGGCGTCGGGCGACGACCCGAGCGTCGAGGATCGGCGCGCACGCCTCGACACCCTCGCCGAGGCGGCGTCGGAACTGCTGGACGCGCGGGACGCCGGAGCCGGCGCCGAGTCCGCGGCCCGTGAACTCGCGGCCAAGGCCGACGCGCTCGCCGGGGACGCCGGTTTCGGCAGCATCGACGACGCCCTGGCCGCGGTCCGGACGGCTGCCCGCCGGAGTGAGATCGAGGCTGCCCTCACGGCGGCGCGGGACGCCGAGGTGGGGGCGCGCCGCGTGCTCGACGACCCTGAGGTCGCCGCTGTCGCCGACGCGGAACCGGTGGAATTGGCGGCCGTCCAGCACGCGCACGACGCGGCGGCGGAGCTCGTGGACGTCGCCGTCGCGGCTGCGTCCGACGCCGAGCGCCGACTGCTCGATCTGGAACGGTACGTCGGGCACCTCGACCAGACCGCCGAGGCGATTGCCCCGGTGCAGGCCGCACACGAAGAACTGGCCGCGCTGGCGGAGGTGATCGCGGGCCGGGGTCAGAACGCCAGGAAGATGTCGCTGCGGTCGTATGTGCTGGCGGCCCGGCTGGAAGAGGTCGCGGTGTCGGCGTCTGCGCGGCTCGGCCGGATGTCGGACGGGCGCTACGAATTCGTCCACAGCGACGAGGCCGGTCCGCGAGGCCGCCGCGGCGGTCTGGGACTGGACATCCGCGACGACTACACCGGGGTGGTGCGGTCGGCCAAGACCCTGTCCGGTGGCGAGTCGTTCCTGGCGTCGTTGTCGCTGGCGCTCGGTCTCGCCGACGTGGTGGCGGCCGAGTCGGGTGGGGTCGTGCTCGACACGGTGTTCATCGACGAGGGATTCGGCACCCTCGACGCGGACACCCTCGACTCGGTGATGGGTGTCCTCGACGAGCTACGCGACGGCGGCCGGGTGGTGGGGATCGTCAGTCACGTCGACGAGATGCGTCAGCGGATCCCGAGCAGGCTGCACGTGATCCGCGGACGCACCGGCTCCACCCTGGAGGTGGTGGCCGGCTGA
- a CDS encoding AI-2E family transporter, whose protein sequence is MTEKEAPAPSGSTITKPDRGHLIGLGAMWLAKWSLVLVAIALGALLFGWIIEKLWVIVLPVLLAVVVCTVLWPPTRAMTKRRIPPAAAAATTLVLFIAVVAGIIAGIVPSVVRQAPELANKATQGINQVQDWLKGPPINLQDDQIDQGIHTIIVKVQESGTVIASGVFTGVSTASSLLITLGLVLVLSFFFIKDGPRFIPWLHSVSGGRAGRHLEEVLGRMWDTLGGFIRTQALVALVDAVFIGAGLLILGVPLAPVLAILTFIGGFIPIVGAFVAGALAVLVALVANGLTTAVIVLIIILVVQQIEGNVLQPVLQSKSMKLHAVVVLLAVTAGGSVFGIVGAFLAVPAAAVAAVVVRYIGEQIDEHSAESNIPDAVAANEDLDDAEREGVTVDEAAVSSKPD, encoded by the coding sequence GTGACGGAGAAGGAAGCCCCGGCACCGTCCGGGAGCACGATCACGAAGCCGGACCGCGGGCACCTCATCGGGTTGGGTGCGATGTGGCTGGCCAAGTGGTCGCTGGTCCTCGTGGCAATCGCGCTGGGCGCGTTGCTGTTCGGATGGATCATCGAGAAGCTGTGGGTGATCGTCCTCCCGGTGCTGCTGGCGGTCGTGGTGTGCACGGTGCTGTGGCCGCCGACGCGGGCGATGACGAAGCGGCGCATCCCACCGGCGGCGGCCGCCGCGACGACGCTCGTCCTGTTCATCGCCGTCGTCGCCGGGATCATCGCCGGCATCGTGCCGTCCGTCGTCAGGCAGGCCCCCGAGCTGGCCAACAAGGCCACCCAGGGCATCAACCAGGTGCAGGACTGGTTGAAGGGCCCGCCGATCAACCTGCAGGACGATCAGATCGACCAGGGCATCCACACGATCATCGTGAAGGTCCAGGAAAGTGGAACGGTCATCGCGTCCGGGGTGTTCACCGGTGTCAGCACCGCCAGCTCGCTGCTCATCACGCTCGGCCTGGTGCTGGTGCTGTCGTTCTTCTTCATCAAGGACGGTCCCCGGTTCATCCCGTGGCTGCATTCCGTCAGCGGTGGTCGCGCCGGCCGTCACCTCGAAGAGGTGCTGGGCCGCATGTGGGACACGCTCGGCGGGTTCATCCGCACGCAGGCTCTGGTCGCCCTCGTCGACGCCGTCTTCATCGGCGCCGGACTGCTGATCCTCGGTGTTCCGCTCGCACCGGTCCTCGCGATCCTGACGTTCATCGGTGGCTTCATCCCGATCGTCGGTGCATTCGTCGCCGGCGCGCTCGCAGTGTTGGTCGCGCTGGTCGCCAACGGTCTCACCACCGCGGTGATCGTGCTGATCATCATCCTCGTGGTGCAGCAGATCGAGGGCAACGTGCTGCAGCCCGTCCTCCAGAGCAAGAGCATGAAACTGCACGCCGTCGTGGTTCTGCTCGCCGTCACCGCCGGTGGCTCCGTGTTCGGGATCGTCGGAGCCTTCCTCGCGGTGCCCGCAGCCGCCGTCGCCGCCGTGGTGGTGCGCTACATCGGTGAGCAGATCGACGAGCACAGCGCCGAAAGCAACATCCCCGACGCCGTCGCCGCGAACGAAGACCTCGACGACGCCGAACGGGAGGGCGTCACCGTCGACGAGGCCGCCGTCTCGTCCAAGCCGGACTGA
- a CDS encoding YbdD/YjiX family protein produces the protein MNRVVGAVRTAWWWTGALMGDHDYSRYVEHLRRHHPDAEVPSEREYWRARYADADANPGARCC, from the coding sequence ATGAATAGGGTCGTGGGGGCCGTCCGGACCGCCTGGTGGTGGACGGGAGCACTGATGGGCGACCACGACTACAGCAGGTACGTCGAGCACCTCCGCCGCCACCATCCGGATGCCGAGGTGCCCAGCGAGCGGGAGTACTGGCGAGCGCGCTACGCGGACGCCGACGCCAACCCGGGCGCCCGCTGCTGCTGA
- a CDS encoding carbon starvation CstA family protein encodes MALRAAPESEVEYLKTDPDLPPVGVVDRTPISPAARITFAVLGLLGGIAWVMIAFVRGENINAVWFVVAAVCTYLIAYRFYARMIERKLVQPRDDRATPAEILENGKDYMPTDRRVLFGHHFAAIAGAGPLVGPVLAAQMGYLPGTLWIIIGVVFAGAVQDFLVLWISTKRRGRSLGQMARDELGVVGGIAAMIGVFVIMIILIAVLALVVVNALAESPWGVFSIAMTIPIALFMGVYLRYLRPGKVAEVSLIGVVLLLLAIVSGGWVADTGWGADWFTLSKVTIAWLMIAYGFAASVLPVWLLLAPRDYLSTFMKIGTIVLLAIGILVAQPAIKMPDVTTFAIQGNGPAFAGSLFPFLFITIACGALSGFHALISSGTTPKLLAKEKQMRLIGYGGMLTESFVAIMALVTACIIDQHLYFALNAPATLTGGTPETAATYVNSLGLSSPNISADTLSQAAAGVDEESIISRTGGAPTLAFGMSEVLSQFLGGAALKSFWYHFAIMFEALFILTTVDAGTRVARFMLSDSLGNFGGPARKFKDPSWRIGAWVCSLAVVGLWGAILLMGVTDPLGGINTLFPLFGIANQLLAAIALTVVLAIVMKKGLFKWAWIPGVPLVWDLIVTMTASWQKIFSGNTSVGYWSQHAAFKEAKEAGKTSFGSAKTPEAIDAVIRNTFIQGTLSIVFAGLVLIVVVAGALVCLRAFRAGGLPTTEAPEEPSKIFAPAGFVTTAAEKELDKEWNELIASGAVRAPGAAHTHTDRAHHHDE; translated from the coding sequence ATGGCCCTGAGAGCCGCCCCCGAATCCGAGGTCGAGTACCTGAAGACCGATCCGGATCTGCCGCCGGTCGGCGTCGTGGACCGCACCCCGATCTCGCCGGCGGCGCGGATCACGTTCGCCGTCCTCGGCCTTCTCGGCGGCATCGCCTGGGTGATGATCGCGTTCGTCCGCGGCGAGAACATCAACGCCGTCTGGTTCGTGGTGGCCGCCGTCTGCACCTACCTCATCGCCTACCGTTTCTACGCGCGGATGATCGAGCGCAAACTCGTCCAGCCCCGTGACGACCGGGCCACCCCCGCCGAGATCCTCGAGAACGGCAAGGACTACATGCCGACGGACCGGCGGGTGCTGTTCGGTCACCACTTCGCCGCCATCGCCGGCGCCGGCCCCCTCGTCGGCCCCGTCCTCGCCGCCCAGATGGGCTACCTGCCGGGCACGCTGTGGATCATCATCGGCGTCGTCTTCGCCGGGGCCGTCCAGGACTTCCTCGTCCTGTGGATCTCGACGAAACGCCGCGGCCGCAGCCTCGGCCAGATGGCCCGCGACGAACTCGGCGTCGTCGGTGGCATCGCCGCCATGATCGGCGTCTTCGTCATCATGATCATCCTCATCGCGGTGCTCGCGCTCGTCGTCGTCAACGCGCTCGCGGAGAGCCCGTGGGGTGTCTTCTCCATCGCCATGACCATCCCGATCGCCCTCTTCATGGGCGTCTACCTGCGGTACCTGCGCCCGGGCAAGGTCGCGGAGGTGTCGCTGATCGGCGTCGTGCTGCTGCTCCTCGCCATCGTCTCCGGTGGCTGGGTGGCCGACACCGGCTGGGGCGCCGACTGGTTCACGCTGTCGAAGGTGACCATCGCCTGGCTGATGATCGCCTACGGTTTCGCCGCCTCCGTGCTGCCCGTGTGGCTGCTCCTCGCTCCGCGTGACTATCTGTCGACGTTCATGAAGATCGGCACGATCGTCCTGCTGGCGATCGGCATCCTGGTCGCGCAGCCCGCCATCAAGATGCCCGACGTCACGACGTTCGCCATCCAGGGCAACGGTCCCGCCTTCGCGGGCTCACTGTTCCCGTTCCTGTTCATCACGATCGCGTGCGGCGCGCTGTCCGGCTTCCACGCCCTCATCTCCTCCGGTACGACGCCCAAACTGCTGGCAAAGGAAAAGCAGATGCGGCTGATCGGATACGGGGGCATGCTCACCGAGTCGTTCGTCGCGATCATGGCGCTCGTCACCGCGTGCATCATCGACCAGCACCTGTACTTCGCGCTGAACGCGCCGGCCACCCTCACCGGAGGCACCCCCGAAACGGCCGCGACGTATGTGAACAGCCTCGGACTGTCCAGCCCGAACATCTCCGCAGACACCCTCTCGCAGGCCGCGGCGGGCGTCGACGAGGAGTCGATCATTTCGCGCACCGGCGGTGCCCCGACGCTCGCGTTCGGCATGTCGGAGGTGCTCAGCCAGTTCCTCGGCGGCGCCGCCCTCAAGTCGTTCTGGTATCACTTCGCGATCATGTTCGAGGCGCTGTTCATCCTCACCACCGTCGACGCCGGTACCCGGGTCGCCCGGTTCATGCTGTCGGACTCCCTCGGCAACTTCGGCGGACCCGCCCGCAAGTTCAAGGATCCGTCGTGGCGCATCGGAGCGTGGGTGTGCTCGCTCGCCGTCGTCGGACTGTGGGGCGCCATCCTCCTGATGGGCGTCACCGACCCGCTCGGCGGCATCAACACCCTCTTCCCACTGTTCGGCATCGCGAACCAGCTGCTCGCCGCGATCGCCTTGACGGTGGTCCTCGCCATCGTCATGAAGAAGGGCCTGTTCAAGTGGGCGTGGATTCCGGGCGTTCCCCTCGTCTGGGACCTGATCGTCACGATGACCGCGTCCTGGCAGAAAATCTTCTCCGGCAACACCTCCGTCGGCTACTGGTCCCAGCACGCCGCGTTCAAGGAGGCGAAGGAAGCAGGCAAGACCAGCTTCGGATCCGCCAAGACCCCCGAGGCCATCGACGCCGTCATCCGCAACACGTTCATCCAGGGCACCCTGTCGATCGTGTTCGCCGGCCTCGTCCTCATTGTCGTGGTGGCCGGAGCGCTCGTGTGCCTCAGGGCGTTCCGGGCCGGTGGACTGCCGACCACCGAGGCACCCGAGGAACCGTCGAAGATCTTCGCACCGGCCGGGTTCGTCACCACCGCCGCCGAGAAGGAACTCGACAAGGAATGGAACGAACTCATCGCCTCGGGCGCGGTCCGCGCACCCGGCGCGGCACACACCCACACGGACAGGGCACACCATCATGATGAATAG
- a CDS encoding FMN-binding glutamate synthase family protein produces MTRWLIVLTLWILGLGALALTVGVATGWWFAALLLLAAAALGTWDLLQRRHSILRNYPVLGHARFLLEKIRPEIQQYFIESSTDGTPFDRDTRDLVYERAKGTLAEEPFGTERDVHAVGYEFMVHSLRARMAPPEAPTVRLGGPDCEQPYDIALLNVSAMSFGSLSANAIEALNAGAARGGFAHDTGEGAISPYHRKHGGDLIWEIASGYFGCRTDDGRFDPARFAEHAALEQVKAISIKLSQGAKPGLGGVLPGAKVSREIAETRGVPVGKTVISPPAHTAFSTPNELIDFIVTLRKLSGGKPVGFKLCVGSRIEFLGICKAMLERDVTPDFVIVDGSEGGTGAGPVEFEDNMGMPLTEGLMLVHNALTGTGLRDRVKIGASGKVASASDIVKRIIQGADFTLAARAMMFAVGCIQAQMCHTNRCPVGVTTQDPARTRALDVPDKAARVFRFQKSTVAGARQMVASMGLDSFDQLTPAMLNRRIDGVTTRTYAELYEWLMPGELLEDPPSDWLTDWIDADSTRF; encoded by the coding sequence GTGACCCGATGGTTGATCGTCCTCACGCTATGGATCCTCGGCCTGGGCGCTCTCGCCCTGACCGTCGGTGTGGCCACCGGATGGTGGTTCGCCGCCCTCCTCCTGCTCGCGGCGGCCGCCCTGGGCACGTGGGACCTGCTGCAACGGCGGCACAGCATCCTGCGGAACTACCCGGTGCTGGGGCACGCGCGATTCCTGCTGGAGAAGATCCGCCCCGAGATCCAGCAGTACTTCATCGAATCGTCCACGGATGGAACGCCCTTCGACCGCGACACCCGCGACCTCGTCTACGAGCGCGCCAAGGGCACGCTCGCCGAGGAGCCGTTCGGCACCGAACGGGACGTCCACGCCGTCGGCTACGAGTTCATGGTCCACTCGCTGCGCGCACGTATGGCCCCGCCCGAAGCGCCGACCGTGCGCCTCGGCGGCCCCGACTGCGAACAGCCCTACGACATCGCGCTTCTCAACGTGTCGGCGATGAGCTTCGGCTCGCTCTCCGCCAACGCCATCGAAGCCCTCAACGCCGGGGCCGCGCGCGGCGGGTTCGCGCACGACACCGGCGAGGGCGCGATCAGCCCCTACCACCGCAAGCACGGCGGCGACCTGATCTGGGAGATCGCGTCCGGCTACTTCGGCTGCCGGACCGACGACGGCCGCTTCGACCCCGCCAGATTCGCCGAGCACGCCGCTCTCGAGCAGGTGAAGGCGATCTCGATCAAACTGTCGCAGGGCGCGAAACCCGGGCTCGGCGGTGTGCTGCCCGGCGCGAAGGTGTCGCGGGAGATCGCCGAGACGCGCGGCGTGCCGGTCGGGAAGACGGTGATCTCCCCGCCCGCGCACACCGCGTTCTCCACCCCGAACGAGCTCATCGACTTCATCGTCACCCTGCGAAAGCTGTCCGGCGGAAAACCCGTCGGGTTCAAGTTGTGCGTCGGATCGCGCATCGAGTTCCTCGGCATCTGCAAGGCCATGCTCGAACGCGACGTCACCCCGGACTTCGTCATCGTCGACGGATCCGAAGGCGGAACCGGTGCGGGTCCAGTGGAATTCGAGGACAACATGGGCATGCCCCTCACCGAAGGGCTGATGCTGGTGCACAACGCGCTGACCGGCACCGGCCTGCGGGACCGCGTCAAGATCGGCGCGTCCGGGAAGGTGGCCAGCGCATCCGACATCGTCAAACGGATCATCCAGGGGGCCGACTTCACCCTGGCCGCCCGCGCGATGATGTTCGCCGTCGGGTGCATCCAGGCGCAGATGTGTCACACCAACCGCTGCCCCGTCGGGGTGACCACGCAGGACCCGGCCCGGACCCGCGCACTCGACGTCCCCGACAAGGCGGCCAGGGTGTTCCGGTTCCAGAAGTCGACGGTGGCAGGCGCCCGTCAGATGGTGGCGTCGATGGGTCTCGACAGCTTCGACCAACTGACACCAGCGATGCTCAACCGCCGGATCGACGGCGTCACCACCCGCACCTACGCGGAACTGTACGAGTGGCTGATGCCCGGCGAGCTACTCGAGGACCCGCCGTCGGATTGGCTCACCGACTGGATCGATGCCGACTCGACTCGCTTCTGA
- a CDS encoding CD225/dispanin family protein: MSEINPESSSNPVPPKPGDTGAYGYQYPSQQQQPAQSQPYPGQYGPPPLPPSNAGWAVAAVLFFWPLAFAAFNHVHDVYPKWAMGDYQGAQYASDRAKALGKIALWIWVALIVVFVIGYAILIIALVANSNTNSW, from the coding sequence ATGTCGGAGATCAATCCGGAATCGTCGAGCAATCCGGTGCCGCCGAAGCCGGGGGACACGGGCGCCTACGGTTACCAGTACCCGTCGCAGCAGCAACAACCGGCGCAGTCGCAGCCGTACCCGGGGCAGTACGGGCCGCCGCCGCTGCCGCCGTCGAATGCCGGGTGGGCGGTGGCCGCCGTTCTCTTCTTCTGGCCGCTCGCGTTCGCCGCGTTCAACCACGTCCACGACGTCTACCCGAAGTGGGCGATGGGCGACTACCAGGGCGCCCAGTACGCGTCCGACCGCGCCAAGGCACTCGGCAAGATCGCCCTGTGGATCTGGGTGGCGCTGATCGTCGTCTTCGTGATCGGGTACGCCATCCTGATCATCGCCCTCGTCGCGAACAGCAATACCAACAGCTGGTGA
- the ychF gene encoding redox-regulated ATPase YchF, producing MSLTLGIVGLPNVGKSTLFNALTNNDVLAANYPFATIEPNVGLVELPDPRLSKLAEIFGSERILPATVSFVDIAGIVKGASEGAGLGNKFLANIREADAICQVVRVFHDDDVVHVDGRVDPASDIEVIETELVIADMQTLEKALPRLEKEAKKNKELKPIHEEALKAQEVLDSGKTLFSAKDKLDFTLLRELSLLTTKPFLYVFNADESVLTDEAKVAELRASVAPADAVFLDAKVEQELLELDEEDRQEMLDSIGQSEPGLHALARTGFHTLGLQTYLTAGPKESRAWTIHKGDTAPQAAGVIHTDFERGFIKAEIVSFDDLVAAGSMAAAKAAGKVRMEGKDYTMADGDVVEFRFNV from the coding sequence GTGAGCCTTACCCTCGGAATCGTCGGACTGCCCAACGTCGGCAAGTCCACCTTGTTCAACGCGCTGACCAACAACGACGTGCTGGCCGCGAACTACCCGTTCGCGACCATCGAACCCAACGTCGGCCTGGTGGAACTGCCCGATCCGCGGCTGTCCAAGCTCGCCGAGATCTTCGGTTCCGAGCGCATCCTGCCCGCCACGGTGTCGTTCGTCGACATCGCCGGCATCGTCAAGGGCGCCTCCGAGGGCGCCGGCCTCGGCAACAAGTTCCTCGCCAACATCCGCGAGGCCGACGCTATCTGCCAGGTGGTTCGCGTGTTCCACGACGACGACGTCGTGCACGTCGACGGCCGCGTCGACCCGGCGTCCGACATCGAGGTGATCGAGACCGAGCTCGTCATCGCCGACATGCAGACCCTGGAGAAGGCCCTGCCGCGGCTGGAGAAGGAAGCGAAGAAGAACAAGGAGCTCAAGCCCATCCACGAGGAGGCGCTGAAGGCGCAGGAAGTCCTCGACTCGGGCAAGACCCTGTTCAGCGCGAAGGACAAGCTGGACTTCACGCTGCTGCGCGAGCTGAGCCTGCTCACCACCAAGCCGTTCCTGTACGTGTTCAACGCCGACGAGTCGGTGCTCACCGACGAGGCGAAGGTCGCCGAACTGCGCGCCTCCGTCGCCCCCGCCGATGCCGTGTTCCTCGACGCCAAGGTCGAGCAGGAACTCCTCGAACTGGACGAAGAGGACCGGCAGGAGATGCTCGACTCCATCGGGCAGTCCGAGCCGGGCCTGCACGCCCTCGCCCGCACCGGCTTCCACACCCTCGGCCTGCAGACCTACCTCACCGCAGGTCCCAAGGAATCCCGCGCCTGGACCATCCACAAGGGCGACACCGCCCCGCAGGCCGCCGGCGTCATCCACACCGACTTCGAGCGCGGCTTCATCAAGGCCGAGATCGTCTCCTTCGACGACCTCGTCGCCGCCGGATCCATGGCCGCCGCCAAGGCCGCAGGCAAGGTCCGCATGGAGGGCAAGGACTACACCATGGCCGACGGCGACGTGGTGGAGTTCCGCTTCAACGTCTGA